AAAATTTAACGCTTTGAATGATGCGAACGCTCCGATGAATACATCTCCGCAACCAGTAGTATTCACAACCTTGAGTTTAAACTCATTCAATGGTACCGCGCTAATTGAGATAGCTTCATGACCCTTTACAAGGGTAGATCCCTTGGATCCTTGTTTTATGATCAAATTGTTTTGAATCATCTTCTTCACAATTCTAGGGTCTGTTGTACCAGTCAATTTTTCGAGCTCGATCTCATTAAGTATGAAATAGTCTACATCATTTAGTATAGGTGATAATTTTTTAAGTCCCATTTCTACATAAAGTCCGGGATCCCATATTACGATCCTTTTTGCCCTATGTGCTTCATTTATAATACGCTTCGCAGTCTCCAATGGTGGGTCCATAACCACCACGACTTTGGCCTCTTTTAAAGAGAGGTTTATTTCATTACGGTCTAAATCTTCAGGAAGGAGGAGTCTATTCGCTCCTAAAAAGGTATTGATCACATTATTCCCTTCTTCATCGATCAATATATAAGCCTGGCCAGACTCCTTT
This genomic stretch from Nitrososphaerales archaeon harbors:
- a CDS encoding ribokinase gives rise to the protein MIDLVCCGAINWDINLFVRRIPNVGEEVEVLKVTKVPGGTGANVSVAAARILGSGRVALIGALGDDEIGRKQIEILEGEGVKTSSIKIVEGKESGQAYILIDEEGNNVINTFLGANRLLLPEDLDRNEINLSLKEAKVVVVMDPPLETAKRIINEAHRAKRIVIWDPGLYVEMGLKKLSPILNDVDYFILNEIELEKLTGTTDPRIVKKMIQNNLIIKQGSKGSTLVKGHEAISISAVPLNEFKLKVVNTTGCGDVFIGAFASFKALNFDDEEAIKRANCAAAIKATRYETRGGPTFDQLEDFYGRVKDYLRVRFESW